The Euphorbia lathyris chromosome 3, ddEupLath1.1, whole genome shotgun sequence genome contains a region encoding:
- the LOC136223517 gene encoding stemmadenine O-acetyltransferase-like, which yields MEVSVLSVEIIRPSSSHVHHLKPFNFCLLDQLIPNTYTPFIFFYNTKNIHLKTTQITSQLKWSLSNTLNLYYPLSGRVKDNLIIDKFDAGVPCFEARVNGHLSDFLRHPGIEMLNRFLPYQNFYGQLDPTIPQLAVQVNVFDCGGIALGLCFAHKIMDGITTSAFMKTWAANSSGSYKNVIQPNIMEASSMFPPQKSLPSRYTSLMDGIWFGERRCKTRRFMFDANAVAALRTKGRSEFVENPTRVQALSAFIWKSTMNACNRISGSSLGPSVMIQSVNIRRLTKPRMSRYSMGNLVLQSYARYNPDGREMEMKQLVSLLKESVGKINSEYVKTMIGDEGCAAILRDTDELVETSRENNPHVFTCASWNSLGSSEIDFGWGGPVWVGVFGEMSSNSNDVILIDMGRRRSNAFEAWITLEETTMDVLQHDPEFLAFANSSENIVI from the coding sequence ATGGAAGTTTCAGTTTTATCAGTAGAAATCATAAGACCATCTTCTTCACATGTTCATCATCTGAAACCTTTCAATTTTTGCCTTCTAGACCAGCTTATACCCAATACTTATACTCCTTTCATTTTCTTCTACAACACTAAGAATATTCATCTCAAAACCACCCAAATCACATCTCAACTAAAATGGTCACTCTCCAACACACTAAATCTCTACTACCCTTTATCAGGAAGAGTGAAAGACAACCTTATTATCGACAAATTCGACGCGGGTGTTCCTTGTTTCGAAGCTCGAGTCAATGGTCATTTGTCCGATTTCCTTCGACATCCTGGAATTGAAATGTTGAATCGGTTCCTTCCATACCAAAATTTCTATGGACAACTTGATCCAACAATACCACAACTAGCTGTGCAAGTGAATGTTTTCGACTGCGGGGGCATTGCTCTCGGCCTGTGTTTCGCCCACAAGATCATGGATGGAATAACAACCAGTGCCTTCATGAAGACTTGGGCAGCGAATTCGAGTGGTTCCTATAAAAACGTCATACAACCTAACATAATGGAGGCTTCGTCGATGTTTCCACCGCAGAAATCATTGCCTTCCCGCTATACATCATTGATGGATGGCATTTGGTTCGGTGAACGCAGGTGCAAGACAAGGCGATTCATGTTCGATGCGAATGCAGTAGCTGCCTTGAGGACAAAAGGAAGAAGTGAGTTCGTAGAGAATCCAACTCGAGTTCAAGCATTAAGTGCTTTCATATGGAAATCTACTATGAACGCTTGCAATAGAATATCAGGTTCTTCTCTTGGGCCGTCTGTTATGATTCAATCGGTGAACATCCGAAGACTAACTAAGCCACGAATGTCGAGATATTCCATGGGAAACCTCGTTTTGCAATCATATGCAAGGTATAACCCTGACGGGAGGGAGATGGAGATGAAGCaattggtgagtttattaaagGAAAGTGTAGGAAAAATCAATAGTGAATATGTAAAAACTATGATAGGTGATGAAGGGTGTGCAGCCATTTTAAGAGACACAGATGAGCTTGTAGAGACTTCTAGGGAGAATAATCCTCATGTGTTTACCTGTGCAAGTTGGAATTCTTTAGGTTCAAGTGAGATTGATTTTGGATGGGGAGGGCCTGTTTGGGTTGGAGTATTTGGAGAGATGAGTAGTAATTCAAATGATGTGATTCTTATAGATatgggaagaagaagaagcaatgCATTTGAGGCATGGATCACATTAGAAGAGACCACCATGGATGTTCTTCAACATGATCCTGAGTTTCTTGCTTTTGCAAATTCCTCTGAAAATATTGTAATctaa